From the genome of Candidatus Methylomirabilota bacterium, one region includes:
- a CDS encoding CoA transferase, whose amino-acid sequence MSLPLEPYTVIDLTRARSGPTCVRQLADVGAKVIQIWAREDTGGDFPRRGFDSLNLHRNKRSMTLDLKSPRGVEILKRLVAQADVVVENFRPDVKHRLGIDYDTLAKINPRLIYGSISGFGQTGPYRDRPGYDQIAQGMGGLMSITGLLGQGPVRVGIPVADLTAGIFLAQGILGALIERERSGKGQWVHTSLLEAMVTMLDFQAARWLIDGNIPPQAGNDHPTSIPTGVVKTVDGHINIAASGQHMFRRLCETLGTETLLDDARFKTAPDRSKNRAALAAELDKAFVTKSSAEWVELLNAKGVPCGPIFNIKETFDNEQVQHLGLATTVKHRELGEMRIQRPPVTLSRTPSSVRTAAPDIGEHTDEILGELGFSQADIDAFRRDKVV is encoded by the coding sequence GAGCCTGCCCCTCGAGCCCTATACCGTCATCGATCTCACGCGCGCGCGCTCGGGCCCGACCTGCGTGCGCCAGCTCGCCGACGTGGGCGCCAAGGTGATACAGATCTGGGCCCGCGAGGACACCGGGGGCGATTTCCCGCGACGCGGCTTCGACTCGCTGAACCTCCATCGGAACAAGCGCTCCATGACCCTCGATCTCAAGTCGCCGCGCGGCGTCGAGATTCTCAAGCGCCTCGTCGCCCAGGCTGATGTCGTCGTGGAGAACTTCCGCCCCGACGTCAAGCACCGGCTCGGCATCGACTACGACACCCTCGCCAAGATCAACCCGCGACTGATCTACGGCAGCATCTCGGGCTTCGGCCAGACGGGGCCCTACCGCGACCGGCCGGGCTATGACCAGATCGCGCAGGGGATGGGCGGTCTCATGTCGATCACGGGATTGCTGGGTCAGGGTCCGGTGCGCGTGGGCATTCCCGTCGCCGATCTCACGGCCGGGATATTCCTGGCCCAGGGCATCCTGGGGGCGCTCATCGAGCGCGAGCGCTCCGGCAAGGGGCAGTGGGTGCACACCTCGCTGCTCGAGGCCATGGTGACCATGCTCGATTTCCAGGCCGCGCGCTGGCTCATCGACGGGAACATCCCGCCCCAGGCCGGCAATGACCACCCGACCTCCATCCCCACGGGGGTCGTCAAGACCGTCGACGGCCACATCAACATCGCCGCCTCCGGCCAGCACATGTTCCGCCGGCTCTGCGAGACGCTGGGCACGGAGACGCTCCTGGACGACGCGCGCTTCAAGACGGCGCCCGACCGGTCGAAGAACCGGGCGGCCCTCGCCGCCGAGCTCGACAAGGCCTTCGTGACCAAGAGCAGCGCCGAGTGGGTGGAGCTGCTCAACGCCAAGGGCGTGCCCTGCGGCCCCATCTTCAACATCAAGGAGACCTTCGACAACGAGCAGGTGCAGCACCTGGGGCTGGCCACGACGGTCAAGCACCGCGAGCTCGGGGAGATGCGCATCCAGCGCCCGCCCGTCACGCTCTCGCGGACGCCCAGCTCGGTCCGGACGGCGGCGCCCGACATCGGTGAGCACACCGACGAGATCCTGGGTGAGCTGGGGTTTTCCCAGGCCGACATCGACGCGTTTCGACGGGACAAGGTGGTCTAG
- a CDS encoding DinB family protein → MSSPAPYEPESVAALLESAVATIRAEVEALAKPVHVWHPEAGEWSINEIIGHLIEAERRGFAGRIKIMLASKDPQLEGWDQNEVARGRRDDMKPAVKLVAELERMRVESAKLVRGLSAADLKRGGQHPKVGWLRVSDLLQEWVHHDRNHIKQMLSNVQAWAWPHMGNSQKFSGE, encoded by the coding sequence ATGAGCTCGCCCGCCCCCTATGAGCCCGAGAGCGTGGCCGCTCTCCTCGAGAGCGCCGTGGCCACCATCCGCGCGGAAGTGGAAGCGCTCGCCAAGCCGGTACACGTCTGGCACCCGGAGGCCGGCGAGTGGTCCATCAACGAGATCATCGGCCACCTGATCGAGGCCGAGCGACGAGGCTTCGCGGGGCGGATCAAGATCATGCTCGCCTCCAAGGATCCCCAGCTCGAGGGATGGGACCAGAATGAGGTGGCCAGAGGCCGCCGCGACGACATGAAGCCGGCCGTCAAGCTCGTGGCCGAGCTCGAGCGCATGCGCGTGGAGAGCGCCAAGCTCGTGCGCGGTCTCTCCGCCGCCGACCTCAAGCGGGGCGGGCAGCATCCCAAGGTCGGATGGCTCCGCGTCTCCGATCTCCTCCAGGAGTGGGTGCATCACGACCGGAATCACATCAAGCAGATGCTCTCCAATGTGCAGGCCTGGGCCTGGCCGCACATGGGCAATTCGCAAAAGTTCTCTGGAGAGTAG
- a CDS encoding CBS domain-containing protein, whose protein sequence is MAELDADDDYSTSGDPEEQSISPAVFNDTVGTLGPADPVLLRETASVAEACQRMVQARQAAVLVVDAGGKLAGIFTERDLLTRVVGRGLDPKATALADMMTPNPEVLSLRDRVAYAVHCMSVAGYRTVPLVDAQHKPVGIVTVSDVIRWLATLFPATVLNLPPGGDTLKRPGQVDSG, encoded by the coding sequence ATGGCCGAGCTCGATGCGGACGACGACTATTCCACCAGTGGGGATCCCGAAGAGCAGTCCATCAGCCCCGCCGTCTTCAATGATACGGTCGGCACGCTCGGCCCCGCGGACCCGGTGCTCTTGCGCGAGACCGCCTCGGTGGCTGAGGCGTGCCAGCGCATGGTTCAGGCGCGCCAGGCCGCCGTCCTCGTCGTCGATGCGGGCGGGAAGCTCGCGGGCATCTTCACCGAGCGCGATCTCTTGACGCGCGTGGTGGGGCGCGGCCTCGATCCGAAGGCCACCGCGCTCGCCGACATGATGACGCCCAATCCCGAAGTGCTCTCGCTCCGCGACCGGGTCGCCTATGCCGTGCACTGCATGAGCGTGGCGGGTTACCGCACGGTGCCCCTGGTGGACGCCCAGCACAAGCCCGTGGGCATCGTCACGGTGAGCGATGTCATCCGCTGGCTGGCCACCCTCTTCCCCGCCACCGTGCTCAACTTGCCCCCGGGAGGCGACACGCTCAAGCGCCCCGGCCAGGTCGACTCCGGCTAG
- a CDS encoding thiamine pyrophosphate-requiring protein, with product MVAWPAFPSGPPTLKESAMKAVAAVAEILKREGVKFLIGYPVNPIIEAAAQADIRTIIVRQERTGLHMADAVSRVTSGQRIGVFTMQHGPGSENAFGGVAQAYGDSVPIVVLPGGYPRRITNIPPNFNSFINYRHVTKWIEQVIMPDAVPDALRRAFTQVKNGRPRPVLVEIPTDVFQEEIPEPLNYTAAPRMRSGPDPKAVAEVAAALVAAERPVIYAGQGVHYAQAWSQLRQLAELLEAPVTTSLQGKSAFPENHPLSLGSGGRSVSKQLHEFLKNADVIFGIGCSFSTTNYGVAMPKGKAIIHATLDPADINKDVPVERALVGDAALTLDALLLEVKDRLKGKPRGRAQAIAAEIKRIKGEWMTQWMPKLTSSAKPLSPYRVINDLLHTVDPARTIITHDAGSPRDQISPFWECTEPLSYIGWGKTTQLGYGLGLAMGAKLAHPDKLCVNVWGDAAIGFTGMDFETAVRERIPILSVLLNNFSMAIELPIMKTATEKYRSTDISGNYADMAKAFGGHGERVTEPGDIVPAIQRAIKKTEEGIPVLLEFITEKEIEFSIFKY from the coding sequence ATGGTAGCATGGCCGGCGTTCCCATCCGGTCCCCCTACCTTAAAGGAGAGCGCCATGAAGGCGGTCGCGGCGGTCGCGGAGATCCTGAAGCGTGAAGGCGTCAAGTTCCTCATCGGCTACCCCGTCAATCCCATCATCGAGGCGGCCGCTCAGGCCGATATTCGCACCATCATCGTGAGGCAGGAGCGCACGGGCCTGCACATGGCCGATGCGGTCAGCCGTGTCACCTCGGGTCAGAGGATCGGCGTTTTCACCATGCAGCACGGTCCCGGCTCGGAGAACGCCTTCGGCGGCGTGGCGCAGGCCTATGGCGACTCCGTGCCCATCGTCGTGCTGCCGGGGGGCTATCCGCGGCGCATCACCAACATCCCGCCGAACTTCAACTCCTTCATCAACTACCGCCACGTCACCAAGTGGATCGAGCAGGTCATCATGCCCGACGCGGTGCCGGACGCGCTTCGTCGCGCCTTCACCCAGGTGAAGAATGGCCGACCGCGCCCCGTGCTCGTGGAAATCCCGACCGACGTCTTCCAGGAGGAAATTCCGGAGCCCCTCAACTACACTGCCGCCCCCCGCATGCGCTCGGGCCCGGACCCGAAGGCGGTCGCCGAGGTCGCGGCGGCGCTGGTGGCGGCGGAGCGTCCCGTGATCTACGCGGGTCAGGGCGTCCACTACGCCCAGGCCTGGAGCCAGCTCCGCCAGCTCGCCGAGCTTCTGGAGGCGCCCGTGACCACGAGCCTGCAGGGCAAGAGCGCCTTCCCCGAGAACCACCCGCTCTCCCTGGGCTCGGGCGGCCGCTCGGTGTCCAAGCAGCTTCACGAGTTCCTGAAGAACGCCGACGTCATCTTCGGTATCGGCTGCAGCTTCTCGACGACGAACTACGGCGTGGCCATGCCGAAGGGCAAGGCCATCATCCATGCCACCCTGGACCCGGCCGACATCAACAAGGACGTGCCCGTTGAGCGCGCGCTGGTGGGAGACGCCGCCTTGACCCTCGACGCGCTGCTGCTCGAGGTCAAGGACCGCCTCAAGGGCAAGCCGCGGGGCCGGGCTCAGGCTATTGCTGCCGAGATCAAGCGCATCAAAGGCGAGTGGATGACGCAGTGGATGCCCAAGCTGACCTCGAGCGCCAAGCCGCTCTCGCCGTACCGCGTGATCAACGATCTCCTGCACACCGTGGACCCGGCGCGCACCATCATCACCCACGATGCGGGCAGCCCCCGCGACCAGATCTCGCCCTTCTGGGAATGCACGGAGCCCCTCAGCTATATCGGCTGGGGCAAGACCACTCAGCTCGGCTATGGCCTGGGGCTGGCCATGGGCGCCAAGCTCGCACATCCCGACAAGCTCTGCGTCAATGTCTGGGGCGACGCGGCCATCGGCTTCACGGGCATGGACTTCGAGACGGCGGTGCGCGAGCGCATTCCCATTCTCTCCGTGCTCCTCAACAACTTCTCCATGGCCATCGAACTGCCCATCATGAAGACGGCCACCGAGAAGTACCGCAGCACGGACATCTCCGGCAACTACGCGGACATGGCCAAGGCCTTCGGCGGCCACGGCGAGCGCGTGACGGAGCCCGGCGACATCGTGCCCGCCATCCAGCGCGCCATCAAGAAGACCGAAGAGGGTATCCCCGTGCTGCTGGAGTTCATCACGGAGAAGGAGATCGAGTTCTCGATCTTCAAGTACTGA